Below is a genomic region from Sphingomonas sp. KR3-1.
CGCGCCTACATCACCGAGGGCTGGCAGCAATTCGCGCCGATCAAGCTCGTCACTTCGGGCCCGGTGTTCCGCTACGAGCGCCCGCAAAAGGGCCGCTTCCGCCAGTTCCACCAGCTCGACGCCGAGATCATCGGCGCCGCCGAGCCGGCAGCCGATGTCGAGCTGCTCGTCCTCGCCGACCAGCTGCTGCGAGATCTGGGCATCGAGGGCGTGACGCTCCAGCTCAATACGCTGGGTGACGCCGAGACGCGCGATGCGTGGCGCACCGCCCTGGTCGCGCATTTCGAGGCGCACAAGGATCAGCTGAGCGAGGACAGCCTGGTCCGGCTCGAGAAGAACCCGATGCGCATCCTCGATTCGAAGGATCCCAAGGATCGCCCGGTCGCCGATTCGGCGCCGGACATCGATGCCTATCTGACCGAGGAGGCTCGCGCGTTCTTTGACGCCGTTCAGGAGGGGCTTCGCGCAGCCGGGGTGAAGTTTGAGCGCAACCCGCGCTTGGTACGCGGGCTCGATTATTATCGCCACACCGCGTTCGAGTTCGTCACCGATCGTCTCGGCGCGCAGGGAACCGTGCTCGCCGGCGGCCGCTATGACGGGCTGGTAGGCAATCTCGGCGGCCCCGAGACGCCGGGCGTGGGCTGGGCGGCGGGTGTCGAGCGGCTGGCGATGCTGATCCCGGAGCCGAATACATCGTTGCGGATAAGCGTGATCGCGGATCAGCCTGATTTGGAAACTAAGGCCGACGAGATTGCTGGGCTTCTGCGTCGCTCTTTGATCGCTTTGGAGATGGGTTGGGGAATCAATCGCGCATTTCGCGGGAAGCCCAATAAGCAGGCTGATGCGGCAAAGAAGGCTGGGCGAGGTTTAATTTTGTTTGTCCGGAACGAAAGTGACGAGAGAGGACAGCTCCACACGTTCCCCATCGGACTAAGCACGGAAGAGCATTTGGCGCTCGCGAGTGATCTGATGAACACGATTCACGCTGATCATATTTCCGCGAGTAATGTCGCGTGAAAATCCCCGCCGACCGCATTGCCGCGATCGAGGCGCGGCGCGACGAGCTGCAGGCGATGATGGCGACCGGCGATCTGTCGGGCGACCGTTTCGTCGCGGTGTCCAAGGAATATGCCGAGATCGAGCCGGTGGCGCTGGCCGCGGGCGAGGTGCGGCGGCTGCGCACCGAGGGCGAATCGCTGCAGGCGATGACGCAGGAGTCCGACGACGAGCTCCGCGCCATGGCGGTCGAGGAGCTGCGCGCCAATGAGGCGACGCTGGCCGATGCCGAGCGCAACCTGGCGCTTTCGCTGCTGCCCAAGGACGCGGCCGATGCGCGCCCGGCGATGCTCGAGATCCGCGCCGGCGTGGGCGGCGACGAGGCGGCATTGTTCGCCGGCGACCTGCTGCGCATGTACCAGCGTTATGCCGATCGCATGGGCTGGAAGATCGAGCTGATCTCCGCCTCCGATTCGGAATTCGGCGGCTACAAGGAAGTCGTGCTCAGCGTCACCGGCACCGGCGTGTTCGCCAAGTTGAAGTTCGAGAGCGGTGTCCACCGCGTCCAGCGCGTGCCCGCGACCGAGGCGGGCGGGCGCATCCACACCTCGGCGGCGACGGTGGCGGTGCTGCCCGAGGCCGAGGACGCCGACATCAAGATCGACGACAAGGACCTGCGCATCGACATCTTCCGCGCCTCGGGTCCGGGCGGGCAGGGCGTCAACACCACCGATTCGGCGGTGCGCATCACCCATCTGCCCACCGGCACGATCGTCATCCAGCAGGACGAGCGCTCGCAGATCAAGAACAAGGCCAAGGCGATGAAGGTGCTGCGCACCCGCCTGTACGAGCGCGAGCGCGACCGGCTGGCGCAGGAGCGCTCGGGCGCGCGCGCCTCGCAGGTCGGCTCGGGCGATCGCTCGGAGCGCATCCGGACCTATAATTTCCCGCAGGGCCGGGTGACCGACCACCGCATCAACCTGACGCTCCACCGCCTGCCCGAAGTGATGATGGGCGAGCTCGACGAACTGATCGACGCGCTGATCGCCCAGGACGAGGCCGACCGGCTCGCCCAGCTGGACGGGTAGGGTGTACCGCTGACCCATTCCTACTCCCCTCCCTGCAAGGGAGGGGTCGGGGGTGGGTTGCAACCCCGGCGAAGGCCGGGGGCGCCCGGCGAGACGGTAGCCTTGAAAAGAAAAGCTCGGGCATCGAGTCCGAGCTTGTTCTAACCCACCCCTTGCCCCTCCCTTGCAGGGAGGGGAATGTTGATGCGGAATGCGCGCCGACAAGGCTGGTAATGTTGGAAATGTTCTGCTTCGGTTCCGGCATGACCCGCACCGCCCTTCTCGTGCTTCATCCCCTGGCCAGGCGCCGCCCCCGCGCACGTGTGGACTATCAAGGGAGTCAACATTTTTCGGGCGGTGCATTGGGTGTGCCTGAGGGATATCAGCCACTTAGCCATTCAACCATCTGGTTGAACTAGAGGTCGGCATGGCACTTCCCGATTCCTCGCCTGAAGCAGCGCCCTCCGCAAACGGCGAGCGCGTCCGCGCGGCGCTCAACGAAGCTGCC
It encodes:
- the hisS gene encoding histidine--tRNA ligase, with protein sequence MARIETPNRIRGTQDIFGEEQRRFAHVLDAFDRVRRLYCFQRVDIPVFEATGVFARSMGETSDVVSKEMYTFPDRGGDLITLRPEFTAGICRAYITEGWQQFAPIKLVTSGPVFRYERPQKGRFRQFHQLDAEIIGAAEPAADVELLVLADQLLRDLGIEGVTLQLNTLGDAETRDAWRTALVAHFEAHKDQLSEDSLVRLEKNPMRILDSKDPKDRPVADSAPDIDAYLTEEARAFFDAVQEGLRAAGVKFERNPRLVRGLDYYRHTAFEFVTDRLGAQGTVLAGGRYDGLVGNLGGPETPGVGWAAGVERLAMLIPEPNTSLRISVIADQPDLETKADEIAGLLRRSLIALEMGWGINRAFRGKPNKQADAAKKAGRGLILFVRNESDERGQLHTFPIGLSTEEHLALASDLMNTIHADHISASNVA
- the prfA gene encoding peptide chain release factor 1, coding for MKIPADRIAAIEARRDELQAMMATGDLSGDRFVAVSKEYAEIEPVALAAGEVRRLRTEGESLQAMTQESDDELRAMAVEELRANEATLADAERNLALSLLPKDAADARPAMLEIRAGVGGDEAALFAGDLLRMYQRYADRMGWKIELISASDSEFGGYKEVVLSVTGTGVFAKLKFESGVHRVQRVPATEAGGRIHTSAATVAVLPEAEDADIKIDDKDLRIDIFRASGPGGQGVNTTDSAVRITHLPTGTIVIQQDERSQIKNKAKAMKVLRTRLYERERDRLAQERSGARASQVGSGDRSERIRTYNFPQGRVTDHRINLTLHRLPEVMMGELDELIDALIAQDEADRLAQLDG